The Vanacampus margaritifer isolate UIUO_Vmar chromosome 15, RoL_Vmar_1.0, whole genome shotgun sequence genome contains the following window.
TTTAACAATATGCTTCCTGCAGCCGCCGCCTCGTCATCGGACTCTGGCGGTCCCGTTCCCTGCCGAAGCCCCTCGGGCCGCCTTCCAAAGAATTCCTctcaaagtgtctttgagtTTTGATGTGTTTTATGTGTCATCCTGAATGTAAAACTGTCCTTCTTTGGCAGTggaattgcatgacttcatgtgCCCGTTGTGACGTGACTGCACCGCCCCCTTCAAAAAATGACTTTGCTTTCCCGCGGGTTCCACGTTGGGCTTCTCCTGAAGTTGCCCCGTTTGTTGTCTTGCAGGTCAAGATGAGGAGTTCCCCAAGAAGCCTCTCGGGCAGCTTCCCGAGCTGGCGGTGAAGCACGTGGGCAACGGCCAGAGCCACGCCGAGCTGGCCGAGCCCCCCAAGCCGTCCACTCCGGTACCGGGCGGTCGTCCCCCGAGTCGGTTACGCCGGGACTCGCTGGACAAGTCCATGAGCCAGCGCAAGGCCGCCGACACCGGAGACGGTCACCTGAAGTTGGCCTCCAATGGGCAGCACTTGCCAGAACGAGGGGCGACGCCCACCCTCAGGCCGCAGCGGTACGGTGTTGCCAACCACAACTCCAACAGCGCCGCTCACCGAGATGTCGGGCCTCGCTGGTTCAAGCCCTCCGAGACCAAGTTGGAAGCAGCCAAAGCCATGGCGGCCCGGGAGGACCAGCAGAACCGAGTGGTTGCGGCGGCCCCCTCATCCGGCCAGGATGATGCGCAACAGGCCGAGCACCGGCAGCGATCCAAGGGCTCGGTTCCAGGCGCCAACCGCGGTTCCAATGCCTCCCAGTACGACAACGTACCGGGACTACCGGAGCCGGAGTTTGAGATCCTGGAGCTGGAGAGACCCCCGACCAGGATGGGGACTCCTCAAAGTGAGACGCCAGCGTACGGCGTGGCGGCCGGCGTTCCCGGGTATGGCGGGAATATGTTCTCGCCGCCGTCTGGGTCCAGGATGCCCTCCCACCTTCCACCACTGTCATTTGCCCACCATCATCATCCATTGGGGGTCCAGACCAACTTCCCCGGGAACCAAAACCACTACTACCAGGCACCTGCTCAGGTCCCCGTCTTCCACCCAGGGTTCCGACACTACGACATGGCGACTGGGGATCAAACCAGGCGGCCGCCAAACAACATCTCCCCGGAGCGGGCGCTCATGAACTACTTTGCAACTCACCGCAGGGAGCCGCCGCCCAACCGTCGCAGTCCGAGACCGCCCCCCTTGCAGCTGGAACCCCAGGGGAGCGCCACCCCCATCTACCTGCAAAAGCTCACCTCCACCGCACAGGTCCACGCCCCTTTGGACTCCAGGTTGGAGGGGCGAGCCCCTCGGCCCCAGTGGGGCCCGGAGGAAGCGCAGCCAGCGCCGCAGTCCCCGGGCGGGATGCCGCGCTCGCCCAGTTTCCAGAGAGCCCAGATGTCTCCCGTGGAGGTGTTTGAGTTCCCGGCCGACGGTGGCGGGACGCGGCAGCCCGCCGCGCGCCAACAGCTCCCCCGGCTGTTCGGAGGAGCGCACTACAGGCACGCGCAGGAGGCCTTCGCCCTGCAGGAGTCCATGCTGCTCTGACCGCACCGGCAGCCGCGTGGAAAGCTGCTCAAGGACTCGTTGTGCAATTCAGTGCGCTCGTAGAACAACCGTTTGCTACtcgtgacgtcattttcactaCTGACTTGGGCATAAAAGTTCGAAGGTCATGTCAGGCATGCCAGCCTCTCACCTTTTTACTCATCACTTGCAACAGGGAATCTCAAGCTTCAAAAAAGAAAGGCTGAAGAGTTTTATTTTTGGATGTTCCAGTACTTTTGGAGAGgcagcaaatatatatattttacagtcAGATATCTACtgtaccatttttattttttttcgttaatagagttgagttgagagaGATGAAAAGTGGCTTTCAGTCTATTTTTGTTACTAGTAAAAGTTGACACTAGAGCTCAGTTAACACTTGTGAAGATTTATTTGCGAGCAAAGGAAATAACTCAAGTAACCGACGACTCACTGGATATCTTTGGCATTTTCAAGCACCTCCGTTTGGGCCGttcattgttatttaattaCAATGGCTCAGTTTCAGGGACGAGGTTAACCCTGTTTAATTGAAGTgcaatgcttttgttttttgtttttactactATGAGTACTGTACCGTGAGGCCGGTGTCCATTTGTTGTTAATTAGAATACACAAATGTAATTTGTGAGggctaatattttgttttgtatctgATGGCTTCACTACATTTGTAATGTAACTTGGAtgccatgttttttgtttttgtattgtttgtctTCAAGATGCTCTTATCTTAACTCAGACGAGTTGCATTAAAGGTTTGTGTCAACACTGTCAAGTGGATTACTGTTCATAAACATGAAATGTCTTCTTTCTGCTGTGTTGCTGATTTGACATCAGTGCTGGGCGATAGGACGATATTTATTATGAAGGCGATTGAAAACGATCGGGTCATTTTCTTTCTATCGTCATTTGTCACTTACagcaaaaaagcaacaacaaaaaataaccaaaaaaaagtgacgGACGAGAGCATTCATTCTACATGTTTGCTTCACCTGTgtgccaccaggtggcagcctAAACAAGGACATGGCAGTGGATTATACATGGATGGCATGCATAAACCTAACATCcctccattatctgaaccgcttgtaATCAATGAAAATTAATAGAATATGAGGTGGGTAAATGCAAATAACCAATAGTACAACTACTTTGAAAAACGAAAATAACAAACCCATACttattaaaaaacgttttttttaagcccACTTCAAAGCATCCTGGGTAGTCAGGCACCACTTCCGTGTGGCCGCAAACATTTCCCGCCAAAGACTTCTTCGGAACAGCTCTGCTGCGTCTATCGGAGGCTATCGCCACCTTGTGGCAAGAAAACCGCATGTATAGAGAACataaactgccaaaattaaaaaaatacgtcAATCGGTTAATAAATTAACTACCAAAAGTGGGGGAAAcacgaatataaaaaatataattcaaaaattaaacactaaaaataaacaaaggcgtgttttttttttaacaaccatgtATATCTTGTTTGTGAAtgcttttaaatattgtgtGAGAAGTTGCCATGTGTGTGAAATGTTCTATAATAAATTAAGTTGCCTAAAATATTGCTTCTCAAAAAAGATTTCTCACATTTCTATGGGTTGGCATCatgtgggaagaaaaaaaaaactccagtgAAACGAGGCTCAAACACAatgcaaaattttaataatgaagacaaaacaaaactgtttttaaaaaaatgaaaaaagatgaccggatgaaaaaaatatatataagaaatGATGTGGAGCTATCCCAGTTTTTGTCATGTGTAATCATTCAGTGTTCCTTGTGGTCTCCGTCTTCCTCCAGTTTCCTGATCTCCATCTTGAGGTGGTTGATGTTTTCTCTGCTGGCCTTCAGCTTGTCTTTCAGCTCTGTGATCTCCTGACTGGTTCTCTTTTTGGCCGCCTCCATTTTCTCCTTGGTCCTCTGCTCCAGCTCGCCGACTGAGCGGGCCCAGATCGCGCACACGTCAAAAACGCAATATTGTTGCAACAAACGCGTGTGTGTTGGCGTGCACGTACACTCTGTCTCGTGCTTGTAAGCGCCTAGCGTGAGTTGCCTGGAGGTGGTCAGGAGCTGCTGCATCATGGCCGTCGGATCCTGGAAGATCTGGTTAAAAGATGGGAGACGACACGGTTCGGCATTCGCTGATTATTCCGCAGGGCTGAGCTTTAACGTTCGCCAATGGCCACTAAAAATCGCGTCGGGCGAACTCGATTTAAGGTAACATTCCTTTACCACCACCTTGTGGCACCAATAGGCCATTGCAAACTTTTTTGGGATGGGTGTCAAATGACTCCATGAGACATTTGAGGCTCACCATTTCATCATAGAATTCCGACACCACTGTTTTCTTGGGCATGGCGCTGGAATCAGACTGGAAGAGCTTCAATAGATGGTAGAGAGTCacctaaggaaaaaaaaaaaacatttcagaaccCTTGCAGTGCACTCGTGTGTATGTTGAAGTTGTTGGCCCTCACTGATCTCTCATTGGGGTCGATGAATACGATCTTGATGGTGATCTCAAACTCCCCCCAGCCTGTCTCTGTGATCTCGTAGGGAGGCTTCGTCACCACTGATGGGAagacagttaaaaaatatatatttaaaaaaaaaaacactcacttaCTTACCAAGTTATCAAGTCAAACATAACCCAAATATCAATTTTAGACACATCAACGAACCTCTGAGTGGGTTTCCATAACTCTCGTGCAGTTTGAATTGAATCTTCTTTACATAGGCTGACATATCCTATTGAAAAGCAAGCATAACACGCTTGTTTACTACATCAAAGGGAAAATAATCCTGCAGTGAATTCTGCTATGCAATCTTGCCTCATTTCTGTATGGTTTCACATAAACAGACCACTGGTGAGTGTGCCCATCTTCCTCTCGCTTCTTCCCAAAGTAGCGAGCGACGTTTCCGAACACGATCGGCTTCACAATCGTTACTCCCTGCAAACATGCAacacaacaaatacaaacacaacaaatgcaaacaaaagtcCGCCTGGAATGAATACAATGAGACGGCGAGATGCTTCTTTACCTTCACCCGCCCACCGGAATCTGGACCGAATTCTGTCATCTTTTTGAACATATTACGCAGGGAATGACGTTAAGTTGACGCCCTGAAAACCGTTTAAATGGATGTTTTTGTTCTGCGAAGGCGGAGGACATTTGTGAAGCTTGCCATTTATTCAGTTCTTGTCAACATAAACAGAGAGTAGCTACCGGAAGTGCAACCTGTTTTGATGTCCGGCGTCCGCTGGAAACACGCGAACGAAATTCCTCGTTTACCAGCGTCGCCGATATCgcctgattttatttattttaaagaagtCGTTTTCATGTTAATTTGATTTTCTAAGGGAACAAACGGTAACGTGAGTCTATTTACTAAAATGTGCATCCAATTTCCGAAGAAACGGAAGTGTAACCTGTTTACAAAAATGTCGTCGATGATGACGCCAACTACAAATGTTCCGCACTCATGGGTAGCAGGTGAGGGGtccataaaaatgttttaaattgaaCTTTTAAAGCCAGCACGCGAGAAAAGAGCTTTACAATACTTTCATTTAATAAAGTGCTCATCTACTTCTGGACGAAGCTGAAACGCAGTTTTGAGTTAGCTGGCCGAAGCCCGCGAGGACccaatgtaatattaaaaataaaaaactatcactttgcaaccataaaaaatgtacttaccagttcgattttaaaatgtcatcatCCCACTTAATAAATGCAGCGTTTAAcgactaaaaaaaaagacgtgaaaAGCAGTCACACATTTCACAACTCAATCAGtaaaactttcaaaataaaaaaaaaaaggccacaaaaaaatttaatttataaattttATTGATGGCTAGGGTGATCTTACCACAAAAGCAGCGGCACAGGTAATTCATAAGAATAAAGTTCAAAATGGCTTCTGCATTAATTAGAGTCGCAGTTGTCATTGAATTAGATTGGATCAAACGCTGCTTTACAGCGATCACTTCATTTTCAtgattaaatgaaaacacatttgataGTATTGCTTTGCAAGGTTACATTCAACTGTCCACTCTTCCATTCAATTCTATTCAATTGAGGGAGGTAAAAACTGACATTAGCACCTGTCTGCGTCTCTTCGCGGTCTTCTTTTGTAAACCTGCAAACACTTACCTTTTGCACTGCGGGCTACAAAAGTCGTCAAGTCATCTGAGAacgtgcgcgcgcgcacgtgcACACCGACACAATATCAAACATACACGGCAACACTTTGAAACACAAATGAGGATGTGCATAGGTGGGACAGGATCTGGTTTTAAGCACGTGACCAATTCCCGCCTCGCGTCCATTACTACAAATGATCAGCACGTGAACATTAAACACTGTCAAGACAAAACAGCAGATGAAGATTATCCAGTATTTGGAATGTTGGGTTACAATTAAAAAGCGTTACAGCAGAGGTCCCTTATTACAATTTACAATGTCTTGGAATGACATTCTGTGCAGTTTGAAATTTGACGACGTGAGGGGCTATTTGaactaataaaaacatgcatgttgtaattaaaacaacaacaacaaaagaattgGACAAACCCAACAAAAAGGCACATGGAAAAATGATAACAAAGGAGTCTAACATTTCAACAATACAGGGAGAATTGAGTGGACAAACAGAAGTGGGGAAAGGTTCGCTGCTTGGCGTTTTCACATTtctaaaactgacaaaaactCATTACTTACTTTACACCCAACATTTGGATTGCAACCTAAAAGTCTATggcataaaatatatatacaaagaaCTGAACAGGAGTGGACTCAGCAGCAGCTTGATGTAATTTATAGTGGACATGATTTAACTTATGCGAGGAGGGAACCCGATTTGCAAACGAACCTTGTGGTGCCTCCTCAGCCCAAGTACACACAAAACATCCAAAAACCACAAAAAGATGCATTATTCGGATCCTGCTCAAAATGACCACGTCAGGACAAATCTACATATTTGCCATTGTAAAAATTGTACATTCATTCTTACCTCGTCAATAAAAGGCATCGACTACAACAGAGTTCATATGATAAACactttacagtacatttaataTAAATGAGCCAGTTCCAACCGTGTGTACCTCagtaaacatgttttattaCACCAACTAGTTTGAATCAAAAGCAGAGACACGCATAATCATTCTAAGCATGACAAGAAATGAGGACAAACGAGGGAGGGGGCAGGAAGGGGGGGGGCGGCAAATTCATGTAGCCTTGATAAAAAACTGCTCTCTAAAGTGCGTGTACACAGCACAGCGCGCAGAAAACAAACCGATGTCTTCTTTTAAAGAGGAGAAGGTGGGGTGGGCGGTCGCAGTTGGTTGCGagagacagacaaaaaaaatcacgtcaAATAAAacaccataaaaacaaaaagatttccAATTACCATGAGAAGATGTTTGAATGGGCTTACACACACGCGGGGGCGTCTCCTGCATCCACTCTGCGCACTAGATGAACAGAGGGAACGCCGGGACGAGGAGATGGAAGGATGGCGGCGGGGGAGGACGAGGCGTCGTTTGTCCACTCGTGCAGGTGGTgcgaggtggtggtggtggtggtggggggggttgaAGTTCATCCTCCTtttgtccatccgtccattgGTGTTAGTGAGCTGAAAGGTGTCAAAATGGAGGGTGGAGTTTGGTCTCGAGGTAGCGCAACAGTCAACACTCCCCCCTCACCAGACAGCTTCAATACTACACACATATTGACGTTTCGGAACCAGGGATGgccgagtaccgataccagaccttatttcaaggtatcggtacttgcgatggcggctgataccagtatgggttgcccccttgtggccgttttagAGCACAAACAAGGAAATAGACAGTATTTTCATGtcaattgaaagaaaaatgctaaatgtttttttttttatttcccttttAGAGAAATTTTTCTGTATTAAAAGTACTAgcagtattggtatcggtgaaaACTCAATCGTTaagtactggtatcagtctggaaaaaggtggtattgaacatccatcatttttaagatacattttatacacacacacacgcacacacaaagtctGTGATGCAAACAACAATTGTTCAAGCCTGTTTAACGTCATTACGGCCGTAATAGCAAATATTGTACATTCTTGAGTGGAATTTGATAACGGCTGACTTGTACAACTCAATACAGCAACATTGTCTTGTCCACTTACAAAGATGATTTGCTCCATTTTGAGAGCTGTCAACTCCGTGTTTATCATTGTGATTAGCGGATGACAGGATGTAAACAAAAATCTCTCTGTATAGGATGCGGTCAAGTTTTGGGCTCGAAGCAATTAGTCGACGAGCTTCATTTTCGTCACTCTAATGTTAtgtcttgaaaaacaaaaccgCACGGGGGCTCCTCCTAATCACAACTGCAAATAGCATAATGCAAcaattattactcattcaacatTTAGGGCATATCAGATTTGCATGACTGCAATTGTGACTGGAAATGTGCCCCCcccttccccttttttttatttttatttatttatctggtgcaccttatgcaaatgagctccTCACATATAATACATACAACAATGGTAAGCAacaaggccccccccccccctctcaaagTGGTCATGATTatttgtaaaactttttttttctttttgcc
Protein-coding sequences here:
- the yeats4 gene encoding YEATS domain-containing protein 4; translation: MFKKMTEFGPDSGGRVKGVTIVKPIVFGNVARYFGKKREEDGHTHQWSVYVKPYRNEDMSAYVKKIQFKLHESYGNPLRVVTKPPYEITETGWGEFEITIKIVFIDPNERSVTLYHLLKLFQSDSSAMPKKTVVSEFYDEMIFQDPTAMMQQLLTTSRQLTLGAYKHETEFGELEQRTKEKMEAAKKRTSQEITELKDKLKASRENINHLKMEIRKLEEDGDHKEH
- the usp6nl gene encoding USP6 N-terminal-like protein isoform X1, producing the protein MQVLQMVKELVSPSRRRQSAAAFGASDSDPDAAVKLEQERAEIVAKYEKGKEATVEPWEDTNFHLYKVIDRFGFVHENELPSYDSVEEKHKHTELERTSKWLKMLKSWDKYKNSEKLVRRIYKGIPLQLRGEVWSLLLDIPKIKEEKKDFYEKLKARAKGLSPDIRQIDLDVNRTYRDHIMFMHRYDVKQQALFHVLTAYSMYNMEVGYCQGMSQITALLLIYMNEEDAFWALVRLLSGHKHAMHGFFVPGFPKLMRFQEHHDRILKKMMPKLKHHLDSQEVLTSLYTMKWFFQCFLDRTPFTLTLRIWDIYILEGERILPAMSYTVLKLHKKHLLKLSMEELVDFLQVTLSKNFFFEDDVVVEQLQASVAELRRAKLEMPAPGQDEEFPKKPLGQLPELAVKHVGNGQSHAELAEPPKPSTPVPGGRPPSRLRRDSLDKSMSQRKAADTGDGHLKLASNGQHLPERGATPTLRPQRYGVANHNSNSAAHRDVGPRWFKPSETKLEAAKAMAAREDQQNRVVAAAPSSGQDDAQQAEHRQRSKGSVPGANRGSNASQYDNVPGLPEPEFEILELERPPTRMGTPQSETPAYGVAAGVPGYGGNMFSPPSGSRMPSHLPPLSFAHHHHPLGVQTNFPGNQNHYYQAPAQVPVFHPGFRHYDMATGDQTRRPPNNISPERALMNYFATHRREPPPNRRSPRPPPLQLEPQGSATPIYLQKLTSTAQVHAPLDSRLEGRAPRPQWGPEEAQPAPQSPGGMPRSPSFQRAQMSPVEVFEFPADGGGTRQPAARQQLPRLFGGAHYRHAQEAFALQESMLL
- the usp6nl gene encoding USP6 N-terminal-like protein isoform X2; translated protein: MSFVVVVLSENELPSYDSVEEKHKHTELERTSKWLKMLKSWDKYKNSEKLVRRIYKGIPLQLRGEVWSLLLDIPKIKEEKKDFYEKLKARAKGLSPDIRQIDLDVNRTYRDHIMFMHRYDVKQQALFHVLTAYSMYNMEVGYCQGMSQITALLLIYMNEEDAFWALVRLLSGHKHAMHGFFVPGFPKLMRFQEHHDRILKKMMPKLKHHLDSQEVLTSLYTMKWFFQCFLDRTPFTLTLRIWDIYILEGERILPAMSYTVLKLHKKHLLKLSMEELVDFLQVTLSKNFFFEDDVVVEQLQASVAELRRAKLEMPAPGQDEEFPKKPLGQLPELAVKHVGNGQSHAELAEPPKPSTPVPGGRPPSRLRRDSLDKSMSQRKAADTGDGHLKLASNGQHLPERGATPTLRPQRYGVANHNSNSAAHRDVGPRWFKPSETKLEAAKAMAAREDQQNRVVAAAPSSGQDDAQQAEHRQRSKGSVPGANRGSNASQYDNVPGLPEPEFEILELERPPTRMGTPQSETPAYGVAAGVPGYGGNMFSPPSGSRMPSHLPPLSFAHHHHPLGVQTNFPGNQNHYYQAPAQVPVFHPGFRHYDMATGDQTRRPPNNISPERALMNYFATHRREPPPNRRSPRPPPLQLEPQGSATPIYLQKLTSTAQVHAPLDSRLEGRAPRPQWGPEEAQPAPQSPGGMPRSPSFQRAQMSPVEVFEFPADGGGTRQPAARQQLPRLFGGAHYRHAQEAFALQESMLL